The window AATTCCAACCGCTGCGAAGTTTGAACTTGCCGAAAACTACGGCCGATCACGCCATGTTGTACGATACAATCCGAATAGACCAGCCGTAATTCATGTACAGATACATGAACTTGTCCATTTGTCCTACATTGTCGAGGCCCGAAGAGCCGACGCGAACCTGTTGTTTGTGACGTCTCAAAAGCAGAAGGCCGAGTTCGTAAAAGGGATAGCAACTGTCTTGGTTGTCAAGAGCTACGCGCAATATTTATGGTCCACGGGGTCTGATGTTTGAGCATCGCATTCAGAATGGTCAGCAGCTTCCGCATACAGGCGGTCAAGGCGACCTTCTTCGCTTTCCCGGCTGCA of the Candidatus Methylomirabilota bacterium genome contains:
- a CDS encoding IS110 family transposase, whose amino-acid sequence is AAGKAKKVALTACMRKLLTILNAMLKHQTPWTINIARSS